One Dermacentor silvarum isolate Dsil-2018 chromosome 10, BIME_Dsil_1.4, whole genome shotgun sequence genomic window carries:
- the LOC119431546 gene encoding uncharacterized protein LOC119431546 isoform X2: MPHAGLQKSASYDIARQKEQRAALTSDLASDNGCYEEQATLPSDLAFDNGRREPKRKRRAQRLASSDEEGVYGSDAECVTPVSGPLCGPARAPLNSVSQPPTPKFRKTAPSKGTTVAMQPTAPSLQPVAATLQALPTASIQPILKMQEETFKLLNEMKAQLDTLENAVQGLQNSVPPRQTSGGSTDTGMLDLLPLATHQDLEKLEQCLRTLKNRTGLVAHFSLFGGSSLIGALRYLMRKCMKDALAQDFSLTGRKGKRPFNALQLLQVVTETLQKAYTTATETDIHSGIAAWLRHAPSRQKKREAALASDHKRSSPRTK; encoded by the exons ATGCCTCATGCTGGCTTGCAAAAAAGCG cTAGCTATGACATCGCCAGGCAGAAGGAACAACGGGCTGCGCTGACATCTGACCTTGCATCTGATAATGGATGTTATGAGGAACAGGCTACACTGCCGTCTGACCTTGCCTTTGATAATGGACGTCGGGAGCCAAAAAGAAAGAGGCGAGCACAGCGACTGGCTTCATCCGATGAAGAAGGTGTCTATGGTTCAGATGCTGAATGTGTGACACCAGTATCAGGACCATTGTGTGGCCCTGCAAGGGCTCCTTTGAACTCGGTTTCACAACCACCAACCCCAAAATTTCGGAAGACGGCACCTTCAAAGGGCACAACTGTTGCAATGCAGCCAACTGCACCCTCCCTACAGCCAGTTGCAGCCACTTTGCAGGCACTGCCAACGGCCAGCATTCAACCTATCCTGAAAA TGCAAGAAGAAACATTTAAGCTGCTGAACGAGATGAAAGCCCAGCTGGATACACTGGAAAATGCCGTGCAGGGTCTGCAAAATTCCGTACCACCAAGGCAGACATCTGGAGGTTCCACTGATACGGGCATGCTTGATTTGCTTCCTTTGGCAACTCACCAGGACCTTGAAAAACTTGAGCAATGTTTGCGGACACTGAAGAATAGGACTGGTCTG GTGGCTCACTTCTCTCTGTTTGGAGGCTCTTCTCTGATAGGCGCTCTACGATATCTGATGAGAAAGTGCATGAAGGATGCATTGGCACAAGACTTTTCACTAACGGGGAGAAAAGGAAAAAGGCCGTTTAACGCCTTGCAGCTCCTCCAAGTTGTCACTG AAACATTACAAAAGGCATACACAACAGCAACGGAGACAGATATACACAGCGGCATTGCAGCCTGGCTACGGCACGCCCCTTCACGGCAGAAGAAACG AGAGGCAGCACTGGCCTCCGACCATAAACGTTCTTCACCTCGGACAAAATGA
- the LOC119431546 gene encoding uncharacterized protein LOC119431546 isoform X1: MPHAGLQKSGAQAYSIVHVPKRHEVSAVPSAWVVGDRVLWPPYRSTTRIKTAVEDQEEPSEGWTSYDCRMLFTCASYDIARQKEQRAALTSDLASDNGCYEEQATLPSDLAFDNGRREPKRKRRAQRLASSDEEGVYGSDAECVTPVSGPLCGPARAPLNSVSQPPTPKFRKTAPSKGTTVAMQPTAPSLQPVAATLQALPTASIQPILKMQEETFKLLNEMKAQLDTLENAVQGLQNSVPPRQTSGGSTDTGMLDLLPLATHQDLEKLEQCLRTLKNRTGLVAHFSLFGGSSLIGALRYLMRKCMKDALAQDFSLTGRKGKRPFNALQLLQVVTETLQKAYTTATETDIHSGIAAWLRHAPSRQKKREAALASDHKRSSPRTK; the protein is encoded by the exons ATGCCTCATGCTGGCTTGCAAAAAAGCG GTGCTCAGGCTTACAGCATTGTGCATGTTCCTAAGCGGCATGAGGTGTCCGCTGTTCCATCTGCTTGGGTTGTTGGTGACCGAGTTTTATGGCCACCGTACCGAAGCACAACACGAATAAAGACTGCAGTTGAGGATCAGGAGGAGCCTTCAGAAGGCTGGACTAGTTATGATTGCCGAATGCTGTTCACATGTG cTAGCTATGACATCGCCAGGCAGAAGGAACAACGGGCTGCGCTGACATCTGACCTTGCATCTGATAATGGATGTTATGAGGAACAGGCTACACTGCCGTCTGACCTTGCCTTTGATAATGGACGTCGGGAGCCAAAAAGAAAGAGGCGAGCACAGCGACTGGCTTCATCCGATGAAGAAGGTGTCTATGGTTCAGATGCTGAATGTGTGACACCAGTATCAGGACCATTGTGTGGCCCTGCAAGGGCTCCTTTGAACTCGGTTTCACAACCACCAACCCCAAAATTTCGGAAGACGGCACCTTCAAAGGGCACAACTGTTGCAATGCAGCCAACTGCACCCTCCCTACAGCCAGTTGCAGCCACTTTGCAGGCACTGCCAACGGCCAGCATTCAACCTATCCTGAAAA TGCAAGAAGAAACATTTAAGCTGCTGAACGAGATGAAAGCCCAGCTGGATACACTGGAAAATGCCGTGCAGGGTCTGCAAAATTCCGTACCACCAAGGCAGACATCTGGAGGTTCCACTGATACGGGCATGCTTGATTTGCTTCCTTTGGCAACTCACCAGGACCTTGAAAAACTTGAGCAATGTTTGCGGACACTGAAGAATAGGACTGGTCTG GTGGCTCACTTCTCTCTGTTTGGAGGCTCTTCTCTGATAGGCGCTCTACGATATCTGATGAGAAAGTGCATGAAGGATGCATTGGCACAAGACTTTTCACTAACGGGGAGAAAAGGAAAAAGGCCGTTTAACGCCTTGCAGCTCCTCCAAGTTGTCACTG AAACATTACAAAAGGCATACACAACAGCAACGGAGACAGATATACACAGCGGCATTGCAGCCTGGCTACGGCACGCCCCTTCACGGCAGAAGAAACG AGAGGCAGCACTGGCCTCCGACCATAAACGTTCTTCACCTCGGACAAAATGA